From Lysobacter auxotrophicus, the proteins below share one genomic window:
- a CDS encoding TlpA family protein disulfide reductase has product MGSTAKILLVAAIAGALGVAAGLLVNGPGPLLRTEVGQRALQSAMDASAPKPPADLPVARRGEAIPTIRLPALDGAFVELPSAYAGRPVLVNLWASWCGPCIEEMPELDRFAASQGANGTQVVGIALDDAAAVEAFLKRIPVRYPILLDDAGPRDAGVQLGNPKGVLPYTALISADGRLIKQKIGPFQHGEIDNWVAD; this is encoded by the coding sequence ATGGGTTCGACGGCGAAGATCCTGCTGGTCGCGGCGATCGCCGGCGCGCTGGGCGTGGCCGCCGGGCTCCTCGTCAACGGGCCCGGGCCACTGCTGCGCACCGAGGTCGGCCAGCGCGCGCTGCAGTCGGCGATGGACGCCAGCGCGCCGAAGCCGCCGGCCGACCTTCCCGTCGCGCGGCGCGGCGAGGCGATCCCAACGATCCGGCTGCCCGCGCTCGACGGCGCCTTCGTGGAACTGCCGTCCGCCTACGCCGGCCGGCCGGTGCTGGTGAACCTGTGGGCCAGCTGGTGCGGCCCGTGCATCGAGGAGATGCCGGAGCTGGATCGCTTCGCCGCGTCCCAGGGCGCGAACGGCACGCAAGTGGTCGGCATCGCGCTGGATGACGCGGCCGCCGTCGAGGCGTTCCTCAAGCGCATTCCGGTGCGTTACCCGATCCTGCTGGACGACGCCGGGCCGCGCGACGCCGGTGTGCAGCTGGGCAATCCGAAGGGCGTGTTGCCCTATACCGCGCTGATTTCCGCCGACGGCCGCCTGATCAAGCAGAAGATCGGCCCATTCCAGCACGGCGAAATCGATAACTGGGTCGCGGATTAG